A single genomic interval of Helianthus annuus cultivar XRQ/B chromosome 6, HanXRQr2.0-SUNRISE, whole genome shotgun sequence harbors:
- the LOC110864936 gene encoding ABC transporter G family member 24 has translation MLNDDESTPKDKGYGWGPKCGNYWINQYFTLSLEKNQGWQEEKHSVMGPSGAGKTAFLSALAVKAHGCKITGSVLINGKLDSIHSYKKIIGFVPQDDIVHGNLTVEENLWFSAKCRLPARMLKQDRVLVVEGVIESLGLQPVRSSLVGSVEKHGISGGQRKRVNVGLEMVMEPSLLILDEPTSGLDSSSSQLLLRALRRETLEGVNVSMVVHQPSYSLFQMFDDLVLLAKGGLTVYHGPVRKVEEYFSGLGINVPDRVNPPDFFAENYTVLLYLVYCVTSIAYMLAIFLDPGPSQLGHFSIVAESAVPPVSVPPAPPEHTLRGHKHSRKYIEERIWGIIGAATGGTALLILWAWRYKKRKRLRELERAADVSEALRMTRIGSMRAPFALATRTMPNFESDFDA, from the exons ATGTTGAATGATGATGAGTCCACACCAAAAGATAAAGGTTATGGTTGGGGACCAAAATGTGGGAATTATTGGATTAATCAG TATTTTACACTTTCTTTGGAAAAGAATCAGGGATGGCAAGAAGAGAAGCATT CTGTCATGGGCCCATCTGGGGCAGGTAAGACGGCATTTCTTTCTGCACTGGCGGTAAAAGCACACGGGTGTAAAATAACTGGTTCAGTTCTTATAAACGGGAAACTTGACTCGATCCATTCATATAAGAAGATAATCGGTTTTGTGCCACAAGATGATATCGTTCATGGTAATTTAACCGTTGAGGAGAATCTCTGGTTCAGTGCAAAATGCAG GTTACCAGCTAGGATGCTTAAACAAGATCGTGTTTTAGTTGTGGAGGGAGTTATAGAGTCGTTGGGTTTACAACCAGTAAGAAGTTCATTAGTTGGATCAGTTGAAAAACATGGAATCTCCGGTGGTCAAAGAAAACGGGTCAATGTCGGTTTGGAAATGGTTATGGAGCCATCATTATTGATCTTAGATGAACCAACATCCGGTTTAGATAGTTCATCTTCTCAGTTACTTCTTAGAGCACTTAGGCGCGAAACCTTAGAAGGGGTTAATGTTAGTATGGTTGTTCACCAACCAAG TTACTCGTTGTTTCAGATGTTTGATGATTTAGTACTTTTAGCAAAAGGTGGACTTACGGTTTACCATGGACCAGTAAGGAAAGTTGAAGAATACTTTTCTGGGCTTGGGATTAACGTTCCGGATCGTGTTAACCCACCGGATTTTTTTGCAGAGAATTATACGGTTTTGCTTTACCTTGTGTATTGTGTAACGAGCATAGCCTATATGCTAGCCATATTTCTTGATCCCGGTCCATCACAGCTG GGGCATTTCTCCATTGTAGCTGAATCAGCTGTGCCTCCCGTTTCTGTACCTCCTGCACCACCTGAACATACACTGCGTGGACATAAACATAGTAGAAAGTACATCGAGGAGAGAATTTGGGGTATTATTGGCGCAGCAACAGGTGGAACTGCATTGTTGATATTGTGGGCATGGCGGTACAAAAAGAGAAAACGACTACGTGAATTAGAAAGGGCTGCAGATGTCAGTGAAGCATTGAGGATGACCAGAATTGGGAGCATGAGAGCACCATTTGCGTTGGCTACAAGAACAATGCCGAATTTCGAAAGCGATTTTGATGCTTGA
- the LOC110944506 gene encoding uncharacterized protein LOC110944506: MVNNMRYLAEKTKRWKPEEQYMAKRLRYGEKQNHNFFFQRKNEEQVYGNNEIKRQKASTSEPVNEANIEPVNEANNEPVNEANNEPVNEANNEPNNEPVNEANQNIPQNPININEVDVSSLERDPAKRLEMWKYPVNIREQVRLAYMSLGVYQIKLEWYKPRGPKNNLRRFRYAWFDMFPNI, encoded by the exons ATGGTTAACAATATGAGATATTTGGCAGAGAAAACAAAACGATGGAAGCCGGAAGAACAGTATATGGCGAAAAG ATTACGCTATGGGGAAAAACAAAATCATAACTTCTTTTTTCAaagaaagaatgaagaacaaGTTTATGGAAACAATGAGATTAAACGGCAAAAAGCTTCAACAAGCGAACCGGTTAATGAAGCGAATATTGAACCGGTTAATGAAGCGAATAATGAACCGGTTAATGAAGCGAATAATGAACCGGTTAATGAAGCGAATAATGAACCAAATAATGAACCGGTTAATGAAGCGAATCAAAACATTCCTCAAAATCCGATTAACATTAATGAAGTGGATGTTAGTAGTCTAGAAAGAGATCCCGCTAAGCGACTTGAAATGTGGAAATATCCGGTTAATATAAGGGAGCAAGTAAGACTAGCTTATATGTCATTAGGAGTGTATCAAATAAAGCTTGAATGGTATAAGCCGAGAGGTCCAAAGAACAATCTTCGTAGATTTAGATATGCTTGGTTTGACATGTTCCCTA ATATTTAA
- the LOC110864937 gene encoding 60S ribosomal protein L31, with protein sequence MVEKTKGRKEEVVTREYTINLHKRLHGCTFKKKAPKAIKEIKKFAQNAMGTTDVRVDVKLNKYVWSRGIRSVPRRVRVRIARKRNDDEDAKEELYSLVTVAEIPAEGLKGLGTKIIDDED encoded by the exons ATGGTGGAGAAAACTAAAGGTAGAAAGGAAGAGGTTGTGACTAGAGAGTACACCATCAACCTCCACAAACGCCTTCATGGATG CACATTCAAGAAGAAGGCACCAAAGGCAATTAAGGAGATCAAGAAGTTTGCACAGAATGCAATGGGGACAACAGATGTGAGAGTGGATGTGAAGCTGAACAAGTATGTATGGAGCAGAGGAATCAGAAGTGTTCCGAGGAGGGTTAGGGTTAGGATTGCTAGGAAGAGGAATGATGACGAGGATGCTAAGGAGGAACTTTACTCGCTTGTAACGGTTGCGGAGATCCCTGCAGAAGGGCTCAAGGGACTTGGCACTAAGATCATTGATGATGAAGATTGA
- the LOC110864938 gene encoding leucine-rich repeat extensin-like protein 4, with the protein MEKKKPNLFLLSLLFFLAVQGTSGARRPTGSGSNPTTLNNAYIALQAWKSAIKDDPKGILNSWVGSNVCDYKGVFCAESGSTTIVAGIDLNQGNLEGILVKELSLLKDISLLHLNTNRFSGTIPNTLKDLFALTELDLSNNQFSGSFPLVTLQIPNLLYLDLRFNLFSGPIPDLVFNKNLDAILLNNNNFDGQIPQSLPNSPASVINLANNNLTGDIPFSFGYSSPGLKEILFLNNRLTGCIPQGVGLWSDLQVFDASFNSLMGHLPDSVSCLEDIEVLNVAHNKLSGELPDLVCELKSLMNLSVSYNFFSGFSQECAKLYGRNVVFDFALNCIPGREMQRPEPECDMVPGGSLSCLRIPSLKDLSCGALLKSLNSSRT; encoded by the coding sequence ATGGAGAAAAAAAAACCCAATCTTTTCTTACTTTCTTTACTCTTTTTCCTTGCAGTTCAAGGCACCTCAGGAGCTAGAAGACCCACCGGATCCGGGTCAAACCCAACAACTCTCAACAATGCATACATTGCCCTTCAAGCATGGAAATCCGCCATAAAAGATGACCCAAAAGGGATCTTGAACTCATGGGTCGGGTCAAATGTGTGTGATTACAAAGGTGTGTTTTGTGCTGAAAGTGGTAGTACCACAATAGTTGCTGGAATAGATCTAAACCAAGGTAATCTCGAGGGTATTCTCGTCAAAGAACTTTCTTTACTAAAAGACATCTCTTTACTTCACCTCAACACCAATAGATTCTCCGGCACAATCCCAAACACCTTAAAAGACCTTTTTGCCCTTACCGAACTCGACCTCAGTAACAACCAATTCTCAGGATCATTCCCACTCGTCACCTTACAAATCCCAAATCTTCTCTATCTAGACCTCAGATTCAACCTCTTTTCAGGACCCATTCCAGACCTCGTCTTCAACAAAAATCTTGACGCAATATTactcaacaacaacaactttgACGGTCAAATCCCACAGAGTTTACCTAATTCACCCGCTTCAGTCATCAACTTAGCCAACAATAACTTAACAGGTGATATCCCATTTAGCTTTGGGTATTCTAGTCCAGGATTAAAGGAAATATTGTTTTTAAACAACCGGTTAACCGGTTGCATACCTCAAGGGGTTGGATTATGGTCAGACTTACAAGTGTTTGATGCTAGTTTTAACTCATTGATGGGTCATTTGCCTGATTCGGTATCTTGTTTGGAAGATATTGAGGTTTTGAATGTGGCGCATAATAAACTGTCGGGTGAGTTGCCTGATTTGGTGTGTGAGTTGAAGTCGTTGATGAATTTGAGtgtgagttataattttttttctGGGTTTAGTCAAGAATGTGCGAAGTTGTATGGTCGGAATGTGGTGTTTGATTTTGCGTTGAATTGTATTCCTGGGAGGGAAATGCAGAGGCCTGAGCCGGAGTGTGATATGGTTCCTGGTGGGAGTTTGAGTTGTTTGAGAATACCTTCTTTAAAGGATTTGTCTTGTGGGGCATTGTTAAAGTCTTTGAATTCATCAAGAACATGA